In Amycolatopsis sp. EV170708-02-1, the following are encoded in one genomic region:
- a CDS encoding amidohydrolase family protein, translated as MLIRDVRPWGGQRSDVEVADGRITAVRPHDPAAATAPDTVDGRGRLLFPSFSDVHVHLDSTRIGLPFRPHTGAPGVWAMMLNDRENWRNAEVPLPERVAGTLERMIANGTTRVRTYAQVDVDCRLEKLDAVLAAKERFAKHADVEIMAFPQAGILREPGTVDVLEASLRSGATVVGGIDPCSLDKDPKGHLDVVFGLAEKYGVEVDIHLHEPGHLGVFSTDLVIERVRALDMRGKVTLSHAYELGSISESVSRRLIDTFAELDIAMATVAPSTDGQLSLADLTTAGVRVGLGEDGQRDYWSPYGNCDLLDRTWQLAFTNGFRRDDLIEMALAVATMGGASIMSHDVPRLAGIADRPGVAVGDRADLVLVDGETPTSAVMDRGKDRTVLHDGVVVADGLSVVG; from the coding sequence GTGTTGATCCGTGACGTCCGCCCCTGGGGTGGACAGCGCAGCGACGTCGAAGTGGCCGATGGCCGGATCACCGCGGTGCGGCCGCACGATCCCGCCGCCGCGACGGCGCCGGACACCGTCGACGGCCGAGGGCGGCTGCTGTTCCCGTCGTTCAGCGACGTGCACGTCCACCTGGACTCGACGCGGATCGGGCTGCCGTTCCGGCCGCACACCGGCGCGCCCGGCGTGTGGGCGATGATGCTGAACGACCGCGAGAACTGGCGAAACGCCGAAGTCCCGCTGCCCGAACGCGTCGCCGGGACACTGGAGCGGATGATCGCCAACGGCACCACCCGCGTGCGCACCTACGCGCAGGTGGACGTCGATTGCCGGCTCGAGAAGCTCGACGCCGTCCTCGCCGCGAAGGAGCGCTTCGCCAAGCACGCGGACGTCGAGATCATGGCGTTCCCGCAGGCCGGGATCCTGCGCGAACCCGGCACCGTGGACGTGCTGGAGGCGTCGCTGCGCTCGGGCGCCACGGTCGTCGGCGGGATCGACCCGTGCTCGCTGGACAAGGACCCCAAGGGGCATCTCGACGTCGTGTTCGGGCTCGCCGAGAAGTACGGCGTCGAGGTCGACATCCACCTGCACGAACCCGGCCACCTCGGCGTGTTCTCCACCGATCTGGTGATCGAACGCGTCCGAGCGCTGGACATGCGCGGCAAGGTCACCCTGTCGCACGCGTACGAACTGGGCTCGATCTCGGAATCGGTGAGCCGTCGCCTGATCGACACGTTCGCGGAACTGGACATCGCGATGGCGACCGTCGCGCCGTCGACCGACGGACAGCTGTCGCTCGCGGACCTCACGACCGCGGGCGTGCGCGTCGGCCTCGGCGAGGACGGGCAGCGGGACTACTGGAGCCCGTACGGCAACTGCGACCTGCTCGACCGCACCTGGCAGCTCGCCTTCACGAACGGCTTCCGCCGCGACGACCTGATCGAGATGGCGCTGGCCGTCGCCACGATGGGCGGCGCGTCGATCATGAGCCACGACGTGCCGCGGCTGGCCGGCATCGCCGACCGCCCGGGGGTGGCCGTCGGCGACCGCGCCGACCTCGTGCTGGTGGACGGCGAGACCCCGACGAGCGCGGTGATGGACCGCGGCAAGGACCGCACGGTGCTGCACGACGGCGTCGTCGTGGCGGACGGGCTTTCGGTGGTGGGTTAA
- a CDS encoding dienelactone hydrolase family protein, producing the protein MRFTSEKHLENGVLEREFLLGEIPGILWTPDSATPVPLILMGHPGGLGTMHPRLVARALGCAAEGYAAATIELPGAGDRPRFPVVDEARADLLRVLKAGEPVTDDIVDRLVLPLVETAVPEWRTTLDALLALPEIGGPVGLSGGVIAIGTRLAVVEPRVEAAVLFAGSYVPRSILEEARQVTIPLHVLLQWDDEGNDRQQALDLFDAFGSREKTLHANMGGHTGVPWFAGEAAGRFLARHLT; encoded by the coding sequence ATGCGTTTCACTTCCGAGAAGCACCTCGAAAACGGTGTCCTCGAACGCGAATTCCTCCTCGGCGAGATCCCCGGCATCCTGTGGACGCCGGATTCCGCGACACCGGTCCCGCTGATCCTGATGGGCCACCCCGGCGGCCTCGGCACCATGCACCCGCGGCTCGTGGCCAGGGCCCTGGGTTGCGCGGCGGAGGGCTACGCCGCGGCCACCATCGAACTCCCCGGAGCCGGTGACCGGCCACGTTTCCCCGTCGTCGACGAGGCCCGCGCCGATCTGCTGCGCGTGCTGAAGGCCGGGGAGCCGGTCACCGACGACATCGTCGACCGGCTCGTCCTCCCGCTGGTCGAAACGGCGGTCCCGGAATGGCGGACCACCCTCGACGCGCTCCTCGCACTGCCCGAAATCGGCGGCCCGGTCGGGCTTTCGGGTGGGGTGATCGCGATCGGCACCCGGCTGGCGGTGGTCGAGCCACGCGTCGAAGCCGCCGTGCTGTTCGCCGGGAGTTATGTTCCGCGCAGCATCCTCGAAGAGGCCCGGCAGGTCACCATCCCGCTGCATGTCCTGCTGCAGTGGGACGACGAAGGAAACGACCGGCAGCAGGCGCTGGATCTGTTCGACGCCTTCGGCTCCCGGGAGAAGACGTTGCACGCCAACATGGGCGGGCACACGGGTGTCCCGTGGTTCGCGGGGGAAGCCGCGGGCCGGTTCCTCGCCCGGCACCTGACGTGA
- a CDS encoding putative quinol monooxygenase translates to MTTISTAPAPVSLYGFLTPKPGHTDELRSLLLDLVEPSRGHAGNLQYHLHEQEDGRFFLYETWRSQEDLDRHNTTPLLRAFMDELPEHLEGAPEAYFGAMKSPYPAIAA, encoded by the coding sequence ATGACGACTATTTCGACCGCGCCGGCGCCCGTTTCCCTCTACGGCTTCCTGACCCCCAAGCCCGGGCACACCGACGAGCTCAGGAGCCTCCTGTTGGACCTCGTCGAGCCGTCGCGAGGGCACGCGGGCAACCTTCAGTACCACCTCCACGAGCAAGAAGACGGCCGGTTCTTCCTCTATGAGACCTGGCGTTCGCAGGAGGACCTCGATCGGCACAACACGACCCCGCTGCTGCGCGCCTTCATGGACGAACTGCCCGAGCACCTGGAGGGAGCGCCCGAGGCCTACTTCGGCGCTATGAAGAGTCCCTATCCGGCCATCGCGGCCTGA
- a CDS encoding MerR family transcriptional regulator has protein sequence MKIGELSRETGVAVRLLRYYEAQGLLTSRRSEGGHRQYDPEAPAAVTRIRTLLAAGLPTKVIRELMPCFVGDGTQLQACVFDHLRTQYAELDSRIADLTRARTALGDILQASTRAVIHS, from the coding sequence ATGAAGATCGGGGAGCTGTCCCGCGAAACAGGCGTTGCCGTACGGCTTCTCCGCTACTACGAGGCCCAAGGGCTGCTCACCTCCCGCCGCAGCGAAGGCGGCCACCGCCAATACGATCCCGAGGCCCCCGCCGCCGTGACCCGAATCCGAACGCTGCTCGCCGCCGGGCTCCCTACCAAGGTCATCCGCGAGCTCATGCCCTGCTTCGTCGGTGACGGGACCCAACTCCAGGCCTGCGTTTTCGACCACCTCAGAACCCAGTACGCCGAGCTGGACTCCCGCATAGCGGACCTCACCCGAGCCCGCACGGCTCTGGGAGACATCCTCCAAGCCTCCACCCGAGCGGTCATCCACAGCTGA
- a CDS encoding polymorphic toxin-type HINT domain-containing protein, whose product MAEFEKVIRNPAASMDYWVHPLNVEPGVSACFGEMGCDKAWKYLSAPETENDLEGAKVIAATYCVDNYDECQQAAGVQQLGRDLLAELAGMVGGGNRGNKGAGDTGSPAGECATPNSFVAGTLVLLAGGVTKPIEEVKVGDEVVATDPETGRTESQPVIATIVGEGQKNLVRLTVDVDGPVGDRIGAVIATDEHPFWSPGRASWVDATDLKAGDNLRTEAGAVVTVVKVDRWEAQRQRVYNLTIDSLHTYHVLVGETPVLVHNTNCWSSKSNKTSVENAFGHWQKHKSEFPNLNNAKEYVEAATAFLNSADANVLKRTRQNGDVVRFNPRTNEFGVMDPSGVPRTYFIPNPATHGYPTNLDYFNAQ is encoded by the coding sequence ATGGCCGAGTTTGAAAAGGTCATTAGAAACCCGGCTGCATCCATGGACTATTGGGTGCACCCGCTCAATGTGGAGCCAGGGGTAAGTGCTTGCTTTGGTGAAATGGGTTGCGATAAGGCGTGGAAATATCTGAGTGCGCCTGAAACGGAGAACGACCTTGAAGGTGCGAAGGTAATCGCGGCCACCTATTGTGTGGACAACTATGACGAGTGTCAGCAGGCTGCGGGAGTTCAGCAGCTTGGCAGGGATCTGCTTGCCGAGCTTGCCGGGATGGTCGGTGGCGGCAATCGTGGAAACAAGGGGGCTGGTGACACTGGTTCACCCGCGGGTGAATGTGCCACGCCGAACAGTTTCGTAGCGGGAACTCTGGTGCTGCTCGCCGGCGGGGTGACGAAGCCGATTGAAGAGGTCAAGGTCGGTGACGAGGTCGTGGCTACGGACCCCGAAACCGGCCGCACCGAGTCACAACCAGTAATCGCGACCATCGTAGGCGAAGGTCAAAAGAACCTGGTTAGGCTGACCGTCGACGTTGACGGGCCAGTTGGGGATCGAATCGGCGCTGTCATCGCGACCGATGAGCACCCGTTCTGGTCGCCAGGTCGCGCGTCCTGGGTCGACGCGACCGACCTCAAGGCCGGTGATAACCTCCGGACGGAAGCTGGAGCGGTCGTTACCGTGGTCAAGGTCGACCGATGGGAGGCCCAGCGCCAGCGCGTCTATAACCTCACTATCGACAGTCTGCACACCTACCACGTCTTGGTGGGTGAGACGCCCGTCCTTGTGCACAACACCAACTGCTGGAGTTCCAAGTCGAATAAAACGTCTGTAGAGAACGCTTTCGGGCACTGGCAGAAGCATAAGTCGGAGTTTCCGAATCTCAACAATGCGAAGGAGTATGTGGAGGCGGCAACGGCTTTTCTGAATAGTGCAGACGCGAATGTTTTGAAACGAACCCGACAAAATGGAGATGTTGTTCGTTTCAATCCGAGAACGAATGAGTTCGGCGTAATGGATCCGTCGGGTGTACCTCGTACGTATTTTATACCGAACCCGGCGACTCATGGTTATCCGACAAATTTGGACTACTTCAATGCTCAATGA
- a CDS encoding RHS repeat-associated core domain-containing protein, giving the protein MRHKPSTRRTSRTITVALICSLVVTGVSTTQIASAANGWSVASPEVKSTPVAKQTMQGRNLDEASLAALTGNQPAGSTTPDGVGTSSATSLSPTATWDVSKQTGDFTWSYPLRVPPAPGDLQPNLALSYNSSTVDGRTSATNNQASWVGDGWDLHPGFVERTYGSCQDDKEGGTTPPKVGDLCWKSDNATAVYNGSGGMLIHDTDKKVWRQKSDNGSRIERLTGASNGARDGEYWKITTVDGTQYFFGSAAVSKSTWTVPVYGDDVGEPCHAADNKFDNSACTQAYRWNLDKVVDRHGNLILYSYDIETNNYGQNVKDTAVSYVRGGTLKEIQYGLREGDPAPATGKVTFVTEERCVPGSVCTLDKTENFPDVALADRCDGPTCKDHYSPTFWSTKRLAKITTQVRAGTGYIDVDSWTLEQQFPNPDDGNQAALWLKSITHTGHVGTPITLPKVTFEGKKLPNRVVKDDGVGHLNRYRLSAIVSEAGGVTTINYAPADCSATSLPDKPETNTKRCFPVTWTKRDFAERTDYFHKYVVGSVVQSDWMSTSSEQVTNYDYPEGAAWHYTTSEFAPEKDKTWNEFRGFGKVIVRTGKPDNPSGPTSYSETRYFRGMHGDKLPNNGTRSVSIPDSEGGSHVDEDWLQGLELESLTKNGEGGAVVGKTIAEPSWQGPTATRGTYKAYIVRAGTQRSFTALAAGGWRTTKTTTDYDPNGLPTKVNDHGDLNVTGDERCTSTTYAQNTDRWLLNFPSRVETLSTVCGFLPVYPRDTISDVRSSYDTLAPGVPPTVGDVTLAEEVDGYNGFTPVYRTVAKTKRDIHGRAIEITDADGNTATSSYTPATGGPVTQLVTANALGHKTTTVYEPAWGSARTITDPNNRVMEISYDALGRKAEVWQPNRPRADYPTEPSARFAYDVRNNAPSSITSMRFGPKSNYVTSTTILDGLYRTRQVQTPAPGGGRLLVDTRYDSQGRAYKTTQPYYNDQPVDTSLWVASDTEVPGLTVTDFDGAGRAIAATYRGGTTEWITRTTYNGDSVSVTPPEGGSATTTITDARGRTRALRQHHGAQPTDAYDETKYDYTNSDKLAALTDSSGNRWSYTYDIHGSLIRTDDPDRGATTYQYNKLNQQISSTDARNVTLAFRYDKLGRKTGVFKDTLGGTKLSEWTYDTAYKGIGQLASSTRWVDGNAYVNKVINYDPLYQPLNQSVVIPPIEGPKLAGTYQTSLAYKEDGSLGAVGYPKAGDLSSETVAYTQDELNNVLTADGGVDDDFQTYVSETEYTRYGEPQRLHLGGSSSTATNGKRAWLSFYYDTNTRRLDRTIVDAEVPQPMQADTRYYYNPAGNITSISNAPIGQPADKQCFGYDYLQRLTEAWTPANTDCGAAPTVTGLGGPAPYWQSYSYDKSGNRIGDTQHVAGGDITRKYSYSAPGTPKPHLLNAVTSEGPAGTKTAQYTYDELGNTKTRPGTSGQQNLDWNVENRLEKVTDGTADTTFLYDADGSRLIRRDPTGTTLYLGSQEVRLDKASGNATTTRYYSHGGLTIAMRKSGALTWLAGDHQGTTQVAINASDLTVKQRRQTPFGAERGPSAGMPGERGFVGGTIDASTGLTTLGARSYDADLGRFISLDPIMDPSTPSRSTATTTPTTTRSH; this is encoded by the coding sequence ATGCGACACAAACCGTCCACACGCCGCACGTCGAGAACCATCACCGTCGCGCTGATCTGCTCGCTGGTCGTGACCGGCGTCAGCACCACGCAGATCGCGAGCGCCGCCAACGGCTGGAGCGTCGCCTCACCGGAAGTCAAGTCGACTCCGGTGGCGAAGCAGACCATGCAGGGACGGAACCTCGACGAAGCGAGCCTGGCCGCGCTCACCGGGAACCAGCCCGCTGGTTCCACCACGCCCGACGGCGTAGGTACCAGCAGCGCGACCTCCCTCTCGCCAACAGCGACGTGGGATGTGTCGAAGCAGACCGGCGACTTCACTTGGTCGTATCCGCTGCGCGTGCCGCCTGCACCGGGGGACTTGCAACCCAACTTGGCGTTGTCTTACAACTCCTCGACGGTGGATGGACGCACGAGCGCCACCAACAACCAGGCCTCGTGGGTCGGCGACGGCTGGGACCTGCACCCCGGTTTCGTCGAACGCACCTACGGCAGCTGCCAGGACGACAAAGAAGGCGGAACCACCCCGCCCAAGGTCGGCGACCTCTGCTGGAAGAGCGACAACGCCACCGCCGTCTACAACGGATCCGGCGGCATGCTCATCCATGACACCGACAAGAAGGTGTGGCGGCAGAAGAGCGACAACGGCTCCCGCATCGAGCGCCTCACCGGTGCGTCCAATGGTGCTCGTGACGGCGAGTACTGGAAGATCACCACGGTCGACGGGACTCAGTACTTCTTCGGGTCGGCCGCGGTGTCGAAGTCGACCTGGACCGTGCCCGTCTACGGCGACGACGTCGGTGAACCCTGCCACGCGGCGGACAACAAGTTCGACAACTCCGCCTGCACACAGGCCTATCGCTGGAACCTCGACAAGGTCGTCGACCGGCACGGGAACCTGATCCTCTACAGCTACGACATCGAGACCAACAACTATGGGCAGAACGTCAAAGACACCGCGGTCTCCTATGTCCGTGGTGGCACGCTGAAGGAGATCCAGTACGGCCTGCGTGAAGGTGATCCCGCTCCCGCTACGGGGAAGGTGACCTTCGTGACCGAGGAGCGGTGCGTTCCCGGCAGCGTGTGCACCCTCGACAAGACCGAGAACTTCCCCGATGTCGCCCTGGCCGATCGTTGTGACGGTCCTACCTGCAAGGATCACTACAGCCCGACGTTCTGGTCGACCAAACGCCTCGCGAAGATCACCACCCAGGTACGCGCGGGCACCGGCTACATCGACGTCGACAGCTGGACCCTCGAGCAGCAGTTCCCGAACCCGGACGACGGCAACCAAGCCGCTCTCTGGCTCAAGTCCATCACGCACACCGGTCACGTCGGCACGCCCATCACGCTGCCGAAGGTCACCTTCGAAGGCAAGAAGCTGCCGAACCGCGTCGTGAAGGATGACGGCGTCGGCCATCTTAACCGCTACCGGCTCTCGGCCATCGTCTCCGAAGCCGGCGGTGTCACCACGATCAACTACGCGCCCGCCGACTGTTCCGCCACGTCCTTACCGGACAAGCCGGAAACCAACACCAAACGCTGCTTCCCTGTCACGTGGACCAAACGGGACTTCGCCGAACGCACCGACTACTTCCACAAGTACGTCGTCGGATCCGTCGTCCAGTCCGACTGGATGAGCACCAGCTCCGAACAGGTCACCAACTACGACTACCCGGAAGGCGCGGCGTGGCACTACACCACCTCCGAGTTCGCGCCCGAGAAGGACAAGACCTGGAACGAGTTCCGCGGCTTCGGCAAAGTCATCGTCCGCACAGGGAAACCCGACAACCCCAGCGGACCGACGAGCTACAGCGAAACCCGCTACTTCCGCGGCATGCACGGCGACAAACTCCCCAACAACGGCACACGATCGGTCAGCATCCCGGACAGCGAAGGCGGATCCCACGTCGACGAGGACTGGCTCCAGGGGCTAGAGCTGGAAAGCCTCACCAAGAACGGTGAAGGCGGCGCGGTCGTTGGCAAGACGATCGCCGAACCCAGCTGGCAAGGCCCGACCGCGACACGCGGGACGTACAAGGCCTATATCGTCCGTGCCGGAACGCAGCGCTCCTTCACGGCGCTGGCGGCAGGTGGCTGGCGGACCACCAAAACCACCACGGACTACGACCCCAACGGCCTGCCGACCAAGGTCAACGACCACGGCGACCTCAACGTCACCGGGGACGAGCGCTGCACAAGCACGACCTACGCCCAGAACACCGACCGATGGTTGCTGAACTTCCCGTCACGGGTCGAGACCCTCTCGACGGTCTGCGGGTTCCTGCCGGTCTACCCGCGGGACACCATCTCCGACGTCCGGTCCTCCTACGACACGCTCGCACCCGGCGTACCACCCACGGTGGGTGACGTCACGCTGGCTGAAGAGGTCGACGGATACAACGGATTCACGCCGGTCTACCGTACCGTCGCGAAGACCAAACGCGACATCCACGGGCGCGCGATCGAAATCACCGACGCTGACGGCAACACCGCCACGTCCAGTTACACGCCGGCCACCGGTGGTCCGGTCACCCAGCTTGTCACCGCCAACGCTCTGGGGCACAAGACAACGACCGTCTACGAACCGGCGTGGGGATCCGCGCGGACGATCACCGACCCCAACAACCGGGTCATGGAGATCAGCTACGACGCGCTCGGCCGTAAAGCCGAAGTCTGGCAGCCCAACCGCCCTCGAGCGGACTATCCCACCGAACCCAGCGCACGCTTCGCCTACGACGTCCGGAACAACGCGCCGAGCTCGATCACGTCGATGCGGTTCGGCCCCAAGAGCAACTACGTCACCTCGACCACCATCCTCGACGGTCTCTACCGGACCCGGCAGGTCCAGACGCCCGCGCCGGGTGGTGGCAGGCTGCTAGTCGATACACGCTACGACTCACAAGGGCGCGCCTACAAGACGACACAGCCGTACTACAACGACCAACCCGTCGACACCTCCCTCTGGGTGGCCAGCGACACCGAAGTCCCCGGTCTGACCGTCACCGACTTCGACGGCGCCGGGCGCGCGATCGCCGCCACCTACCGAGGCGGAACCACAGAATGGATTACCCGCACCACCTATAACGGCGACTCGGTCAGCGTCACACCGCCGGAAGGCGGCAGCGCGACCACCACGATCACCGACGCCCGCGGCCGCACACGCGCTCTCCGGCAGCACCACGGCGCACAGCCGACCGATGCCTACGACGAAACCAAGTACGACTACACCAACTCGGACAAGCTCGCCGCACTCACCGACTCCAGTGGTAACCGCTGGTCCTACACCTACGACATCCACGGCTCCCTCATCCGCACGGACGATCCTGACCGTGGCGCCACCACCTATCAGTACAACAAGCTGAACCAGCAGATCTCGAGCACCGACGCCCGCAACGTCACACTCGCGTTCCGCTACGACAAACTCGGCCGCAAGACCGGCGTCTTCAAAGACACCCTCGGCGGAACCAAACTCAGCGAGTGGACCTACGACACCGCGTACAAGGGCATCGGGCAGCTCGCGTCGTCCACACGCTGGGTCGACGGCAACGCCTACGTCAACAAAGTCATCAACTACGACCCTCTATACCAGCCTTTGAATCAATCGGTTGTCATCCCACCGATCGAGGGGCCGAAGCTGGCCGGCACCTACCAGACCTCGCTGGCGTACAAGGAAGACGGCAGCCTCGGCGCGGTCGGATATCCGAAGGCTGGTGACCTCTCTTCCGAGACAGTTGCCTATACCCAGGACGAACTGAACAACGTCCTCACCGCCGATGGCGGCGTTGACGACGACTTCCAGACCTACGTATCTGAAACCGAATACACCCGCTACGGCGAACCGCAACGCCTCCACCTCGGTGGCTCGAGCAGCACCGCCACCAACGGGAAACGCGCCTGGCTGTCCTTCTACTACGACACCAACACCCGTCGCCTGGACCGCACCATCGTCGACGCTGAAGTGCCGCAGCCGATGCAGGCCGACACACGCTACTACTACAACCCCGCAGGCAACATCACCTCGATCTCCAACGCCCCGATCGGGCAGCCCGCGGACAAACAATGCTTCGGCTACGACTATCTCCAACGCCTCACCGAAGCCTGGACACCCGCCAACACCGACTGCGGCGCGGCACCCACAGTCACCGGCCTCGGTGGCCCCGCCCCGTACTGGCAGTCCTATTCCTACGACAAATCCGGGAATCGGATCGGCGACACTCAGCACGTCGCCGGCGGCGATATCACCCGTAAGTACAGCTACTCCGCACCTGGCACGCCGAAACCGCACTTGCTGAACGCGGTCACCTCCGAAGGACCGGCGGGCACCAAAACAGCCCAGTACACCTACGACGAACTCGGCAACACCAAAACCCGCCCCGGCACGTCCGGGCAGCAGAACCTCGACTGGAACGTCGAGAACAGGCTCGAGAAGGTCACCGACGGAACTGCCGACACGACCTTTCTCTACGACGCCGACGGCAGCCGCCTCATCCGCCGCGACCCGACCGGCACCACCCTCTACCTCGGGTCGCAGGAGGTCCGCCTCGACAAAGCGAGCGGCAACGCGACCACGACCAGGTACTACAGCCACGGTGGTCTGACCATCGCGATGCGCAAGAGCGGTGCCCTGACCTGGCTCGCCGGCGACCACCAAGGCACCACACAGGTCGCGATCAATGCCAGCGACCTCACGGTCAAGCAACGCCGACAGACCCCGTTCGGAGCCGAGCGTGGTCCGAGCGCCGGTATGCCTGGTGAGCGCGGCTTCGTCGGCGGCACGATCGACGCCTCCACCGGGTTGACAACGCTCGGAGCCCGCAGCTACGACGCCGACCTCGGCCGATTCATCTCCCTCGACCCGATCATGGATCCGAGCACCCCCAGCAGATCAACGGCTACAACTACGCCAACAACAACCCGATCGCACTGA
- a CDS encoding LamG domain-containing protein: MVYDAQFRQLKLYVDGVQSAVQVGVTVIPSAGVFSIGRAWWNGGNAGFFPQGIDDTRVFSRALTDAEVRKVHDDTPRGDGGAWRFDNGTGKDYSWRGNAVVPTGGASFAPGVSGTALKLNGTDGQATAPERGLAMQDSFTVSAWANLSRTDQVATVLSQDGARMSGFTLQYRPEAGRWTFGATAQDVDASPVSYVSSFDPAVVNRWTHLAGIYDQAAHQLRLYVDGQFAGKKDGVVLWQANGSFAIGRGKTNGKAAEFFPGMIDEVYAHYGMASDATIKTYGSFPAPDGGQLGSYVDSAGRKRTASTSAAPAAGFRFEESLGMLIDGAQPNTRVLHSCQSGADYFTSADAACEGKTKLGEIGSVYTQQPTNISTIPVYRCTSSAGHFDSRQADCGGATQESLLGYTLAYAPLVRYYNNAAYDHLGTTQAARPGYYAEFRHGYLSLLPQTGTQPLTACVNDTDLFVSLDSACEGKTVIESIGHLWTQKPDDPAAKPLYRCGSSGTESMTSDDDNCEGLPKDRFLGYVLADIPHVEPVFVATGSAELAPGEVRPSAVGGG; the protein is encoded by the coding sequence GTGGTGTATGACGCTCAGTTCCGGCAGCTGAAGCTGTACGTCGATGGGGTGCAAAGCGCGGTCCAGGTGGGAGTCACGGTGATTCCGTCGGCCGGTGTCTTCTCGATCGGCAGAGCGTGGTGGAACGGCGGGAACGCGGGCTTCTTCCCGCAAGGAATCGACGACACGCGGGTCTTCTCGCGAGCACTCACCGACGCCGAAGTGCGCAAGGTGCACGACGACACCCCCCGGGGTGACGGCGGGGCCTGGCGGTTCGACAACGGCACAGGTAAGGACTACAGCTGGCGCGGTAACGCCGTCGTCCCGACCGGCGGCGCGTCCTTCGCGCCAGGTGTGAGCGGTACCGCGCTCAAGCTGAACGGCACTGACGGGCAGGCCACTGCGCCTGAGCGGGGATTGGCCATGCAGGACAGCTTCACCGTGTCCGCCTGGGCCAACCTCTCCCGTACCGATCAGGTCGCGACCGTGCTGTCACAGGACGGTGCGCGGATGAGCGGTTTCACCCTCCAGTACCGGCCCGAGGCCGGGCGGTGGACGTTCGGCGCGACCGCACAGGACGTTGACGCGTCACCGGTCTCCTACGTCAGCTCGTTCGACCCCGCGGTCGTGAACCGGTGGACACACCTCGCCGGGATCTACGACCAGGCGGCTCACCAGCTTCGGCTCTATGTCGATGGGCAGTTCGCGGGCAAGAAGGACGGTGTCGTGCTCTGGCAGGCGAACGGATCCTTCGCTATCGGCCGCGGCAAGACCAACGGCAAGGCAGCCGAGTTCTTCCCTGGCATGATCGACGAGGTCTACGCCCACTACGGCATGGCCTCCGACGCAACGATCAAAACCTACGGCAGCTTCCCCGCACCCGACGGCGGCCAGCTGGGCAGCTACGTCGATAGTGCGGGACGCAAGCGAACCGCGAGCACGAGTGCCGCGCCCGCGGCCGGTTTCCGGTTCGAGGAAAGCCTGGGCATGCTGATCGACGGCGCACAGCCCAACACACGTGTGCTGCACTCCTGCCAATCCGGTGCGGACTACTTCACCTCGGCCGACGCCGCCTGTGAGGGTAAGACCAAGCTCGGTGAGATCGGGTCCGTCTACACCCAGCAACCGACCAACATTTCCACGATCCCGGTCTACCGGTGCACCTCGTCGGCCGGGCATTTCGACAGCCGCCAGGCCGACTGTGGGGGAGCGACCCAGGAATCACTCCTCGGGTACACCCTCGCCTACGCGCCGCTCGTGCGGTACTACAACAACGCCGCCTACGACCACCTCGGCACCACACAAGCGGCCCGGCCCGGGTACTACGCCGAGTTCCGGCACGGCTATCTGTCACTGCTCCCGCAGACCGGGACACAACCTTTGACCGCGTGCGTGAACGACACGGACCTGTTCGTCTCCCTCGACAGCGCCTGTGAGGGCAAAACCGTCATCGAATCGATCGGCCATCTCTGGACACAGAAACCCGACGACCCCGCCGCGAAACCTCTCTACCGATGTGGCAGCAGCGGGACCGAGTCGATGACCAGCGACGACGACAACTGCGAAGGCCTGCCCAAGGACCGATTCCTTGGCTACGTCCTCGCCGACATCCCCCACGTCGAACCCGTCTTCGTAGCTACGGGCAGTGCGGAGCTGGCGCCCGGTGAAGTACGTCCATCGGCAGTCGGTGGCGGCTAG